Proteins encoded within one genomic window of Methanosarcina barkeri str. Wiesmoor:
- a CDS encoding P-II family nitrogen regulator has product MKEITAVVRPNKMSATKDALDKIGYPSITAIPVLGKGKQRGISGELNFYIQPRLLAKRYSTGMKYIPKRLLSIVVNDEEVDQVIKTIIEVNQTAQIGDGRIFVESIDEVIRIRTGEKGKLALK; this is encoded by the coding sequence ATGAAAGAAATTACTGCAGTTGTTAGGCCCAACAAGATGTCGGCTACGAAAGACGCACTGGATAAAATTGGTTATCCGTCTATAACGGCAATTCCGGTATTGGGAAAGGGTAAGCAAAGAGGGATCTCAGGAGAGCTTAACTTCTACATACAACCAAGGCTGCTCGCGAAAAGGTACAGTACAGGTATGAAGTACATACCAAAAAGACTTCTGAGCATAGTTGTAAACGATGAAGAAGTGGATCAGGTGATTAAGACAATTATAGAAGTCAATCAAACTGCCCAGATTGGTGATGGAAGGATTTTTGTGGAGTCCATTGACGAGGTTATTCGGATCAGGACTGGCGAAAAAGGAAAACTAGCTTTAAAATAA
- the frhA gene encoding coenzyme F420 hydrogenase subunit alpha, translating to MTKVVEISPTTRHEGHSKLTLKVNDEGIVERGDWLSTTPVRGIEKLAIGKTMDQVPKIASRVCGICPIAHTLAGIEAMEASIGCEIPKDAKLLRVILHAANRLHSHALHNILILPDFYIPDTETKINPFSKEQPLRSVAVRIFRIREIAQTIGAVAGGEAIHPSNPRVGGMYRNVSSRAKQKIADLAKEGLVLAHEQMEFMIEVIRNMQDREFVEVAGKQIPLPKTLGYHNQGVMATAPMYGSSSLDEKPMWDFTRWRETRPWDWYMSEETIDLEDSSYPIGGTTKVGTKVNPRMEACNTVPTYDGQPVEVGPRARLATFKHFTEKGTFAQHIARQMEYTDCYYTILNCLENLDTSGKVLADTIPLGNGSMGWAANEAPRGTDVHLARVKDGKVLRYEMLVPTTWNFPTCSRALTGAPWQIAEMVIRAYDPCVSCATHMIVVNEEDRIVAQKLMQW from the coding sequence TTGACAAAAGTTGTAGAGATCTCTCCAACCACGAGACATGAAGGCCACTCCAAGCTCACCCTGAAGGTGAATGATGAAGGTATTGTTGAGCGAGGAGATTGGCTCTCCACCACCCCGGTCAGGGGTATTGAAAAGCTCGCTATAGGTAAGACGATGGACCAGGTCCCGAAGATTGCTTCTCGGGTCTGCGGTATCTGTCCCATTGCCCACACCCTGGCGGGCATTGAGGCTATGGAGGCTTCGATCGGCTGCGAGATCCCCAAGGATGCAAAGCTTCTGAGGGTCATTCTTCATGCAGCAAACCGCCTCCACAGCCATGCTCTACACAACATCCTGATCCTCCCGGACTTTTACATTCCAGATACGGAGACGAAGATCAACCCGTTTTCTAAGGAGCAGCCTTTAAGGAGCGTTGCGGTGAGGATCTTCCGCATCCGCGAGATTGCACAGACCATTGGAGCTGTTGCAGGCGGAGAGGCTATCCACCCTTCAAACCCGAGGGTTGGCGGAATGTACCGCAACGTGAGTTCACGAGCAAAGCAGAAGATAGCTGACCTGGCAAAAGAAGGTCTTGTCCTTGCCCACGAACAGATGGAATTCATGATTGAGGTCATCAGGAACATGCAGGACCGGGAGTTTGTCGAGGTCGCAGGCAAGCAGATCCCGCTTCCCAAGACGCTCGGATACCATAACCAGGGGGTCATGGCCACAGCTCCAATGTACGGCTCGTCCAGTCTGGACGAAAAGCCTATGTGGGATTTCACTCGTTGGAGAGAAACCCGGCCATGGGACTGGTACATGAGTGAGGAAACCATTGATCTTGAAGACTCGAGCTATCCGATTGGCGGCACCACGAAGGTCGGCACCAAAGTCAACCCTCGGATGGAAGCCTGCAATACTGTTCCGACCTACGACGGCCAGCCAGTTGAGGTCGGCCCGAGGGCAAGGCTCGCTACCTTCAAGCACTTTACCGAGAAAGGTACCTTTGCTCAGCACATCGCCAGGCAGATGGAGTACACCGACTGCTACTACACCATCCTCAACTGCCTTGAAAACCTGGATACTTCTGGCAAGGTCCTTGCTGACACCATCCCTCTGGGAAACGGATCCATGGGCTGGGCCGCGAACGAAGCCCCGCGCGGGACCGATGTCCATCTCGCACGGGTGAAGGATGGAAAGGTGCTGCGGTACGAGATGCTTGTACCTACCACCTGGAACTTCCCTACCTGCAGCCGCGCTCTGACTGGAGCACCCTGGCAGATCGCCGAAATGGTTATCCGTGCTTATGACCCGTGCGTCTCGTGTGCAACCCATATGATAGTAGTGAACGAAGAGGATAGAATAGTCGCCCAAAAACTCATGCAGTGGTGA
- the frhB gene encoding coenzyme F420 hydrogenase subunit beta translates to MIEDPYLGKYVTCVSARSTDKEILKKAQDGGIATALMVYALEQGIIDGAIVAGKGDLPWKPRPFVAMSREDILKAQRAKYNISPQISWLKEATRSFGLDKVGITGVCCQMQAVRKAQLYPINMRDVPGKVAFAVGLFCMVNFPYDSIQALVEDHANQSLSSVKKMEFGKGKFFVHTERGNVATVPLKETHKYEQPGCHVCLDYVSNLADISTGSVGSPGGWSTVFIRTKVGNEIWSKAVAEGLFETKPIEEVKPGLGIVKKLAKEKIDKNRKTLEERRNFGVNKALRDPYA, encoded by the coding sequence ATGATTGAAGATCCGTATCTCGGCAAATACGTGACATGCGTTTCGGCACGGAGCACGGATAAGGAGATTCTCAAGAAAGCACAGGACGGCGGCATAGCCACCGCCCTTATGGTTTATGCACTCGAGCAAGGGATCATCGACGGGGCTATTGTAGCAGGCAAGGGTGACTTGCCATGGAAGCCGAGACCGTTTGTTGCGATGAGCCGTGAGGACATCCTCAAGGCACAGAGGGCAAAGTACAACATCAGCCCCCAGATTTCCTGGCTCAAGGAGGCAACCCGGTCTTTTGGCCTCGATAAGGTAGGGATCACGGGCGTCTGCTGCCAGATGCAGGCGGTCAGGAAGGCTCAGCTCTATCCCATCAACATGAGGGATGTCCCGGGCAAGGTTGCCTTCGCAGTAGGGCTCTTCTGCATGGTGAACTTCCCATATGATTCTATACAGGCCCTTGTTGAAGACCACGCAAACCAGAGTCTCAGTTCCGTGAAGAAGATGGAGTTTGGGAAGGGAAAATTCTTTGTCCACACCGAGCGCGGAAATGTCGCTACCGTGCCTCTCAAGGAGACGCATAAGTACGAGCAGCCAGGTTGCCACGTCTGCCTCGATTACGTTTCTAACCTCGCTGACATATCGACCGGCTCGGTCGGAAGTCCAGGCGGCTGGTCCACAGTCTTCATCCGCACAAAGGTAGGGAATGAGATCTGGTCTAAAGCAGTCGCTGAAGGATTGTTCGAGACAAAGCCCATAGAAGAGGTCAAGCCCGGTCTTGGAATTGTCAAAAAGCTCGCAAAGGAGAAGATCGACAAGAATAGGAAGACGCTCGAGGAGCGCAGGAATTTTGGGGTTAATAAGGCGTTAAGGGATCCTTACGCTTAA
- the vnfD gene encoding nitrogenase vanadium-iron protein, alpha chain, translated as MPLKLFCCDECIPERQNHVYIKEEGEDTTQYLPLSNIETIPGSLSERGCSYCGAKLVIGGVIKDCIQMIHGPVGCAYDTWHTKRYPSDNDNFQLKYVWSSDTKEKHIVFGAEKQLKKAIKEAFKEFPEIKRMFVYTTCTTALIGDDPKAVCREVEEELGDVDIFVVECPGFAGVSQSKGHHELNIGWMRDKIGTLEPEIKSEYTINVIGDYNIQGDTYVLQKYFDKMGIQVIAHFTGNVTYDQLRCMHRAKLNVVNCARSAGYIANELKRVYDIPRMDVDTWGFEYVKVALRKIGAFFGLEDKAEEVIAEEVAKYEGKLNWYKERLKGKKVCIWTGGPRLWHWTKALEDDLGMEVVAMSSKFGHQEDFEKVIARGRVGTIYIDDGNELEFFEVLDNIHADIIFTGPRVGDLVKKLHIPYINGHAYHNGPYMGFEGAVNMARDMYNGIYSPMWSLAGKDPRVVQEL; from the coding sequence ATGCCATTAAAACTATTCTGTTGCGATGAATGCATACCTGAGCGCCAAAACCATGTTTACATAAAAGAAGAAGGAGAAGACACAACTCAATATCTCCCACTCTCAAATATAGAAACAATTCCAGGATCATTATCTGAGAGAGGGTGCAGCTATTGTGGAGCAAAACTCGTTATTGGCGGAGTCATCAAAGACTGTATTCAGATGATACATGGACCGGTAGGATGTGCTTATGATACCTGGCACACGAAAAGGTATCCCAGCGATAATGACAATTTTCAATTAAAATATGTTTGGTCGTCGGACACAAAAGAAAAACATATTGTTTTCGGAGCTGAGAAGCAGCTCAAAAAAGCGATCAAGGAAGCTTTCAAAGAATTTCCAGAAATCAAGCGAATGTTTGTCTACACGACCTGTACAACCGCATTGATAGGAGACGATCCTAAAGCAGTATGTCGTGAGGTTGAGGAAGAGCTTGGAGATGTAGATATATTCGTTGTCGAATGTCCAGGATTCGCTGGAGTCAGTCAATCAAAAGGACATCATGAGCTGAACATCGGCTGGATGAGAGATAAGATTGGAACGCTTGAACCTGAAATTAAAAGCGAATACACAATTAATGTCATTGGTGACTACAATATTCAGGGAGATACTTACGTATTACAAAAATATTTTGATAAAATGGGCATACAGGTCATTGCACACTTTACAGGAAATGTAACCTATGATCAACTACGCTGTATGCATAGGGCAAAGCTGAATGTGGTCAACTGCGCGCGTTCTGCAGGATATATAGCCAACGAACTTAAGAGAGTATATGATATTCCAAGAATGGATGTTGATACCTGGGGTTTTGAATATGTCAAGGTAGCACTGAGAAAAATTGGAGCTTTCTTTGGATTGGAAGACAAAGCTGAAGAAGTAATTGCAGAAGAGGTTGCAAAATACGAAGGAAAACTTAACTGGTATAAGGAACGGCTCAAAGGAAAAAAGGTCTGTATCTGGACTGGTGGGCCAAGACTATGGCACTGGACAAAGGCTCTTGAAGACGATTTAGGTATGGAAGTTGTTGCAATGTCTTCTAAATTTGGTCATCAGGAAGACTTTGAGAAGGTTATTGCCAGGGGAAGAGTCGGGACGATTTATATTGATGACGGAAATGAACTGGAGTTTTTCGAAGTACTCGATAATATTCACGCCGATATTATTTTTACCGGGCCCAGAGTTGGAGACTTAGTCAAAAAACTGCACATTCCATACATTAACGGACATGCATATCACAACGGTCCATACATGGGCTTTGAAGGCGCAGTAAACATGGCGAGAGATATGTATAACGGAATTTATTCTCCGATGTGGAGTTTAGCTGGAAAAGATCCGAGAGTGGTGCAGGAATTATGA
- a CDS encoding P-II family nitrogen regulator, with amino-acid sequence MKMVRAILRPEWTEEVTDGLAEAGYYSLTKINVFGRGKQKGITVGDVHYDELAKTMIMMAVEDEAVDEVIKIISGKAYTGNMGDGKIFVNTVEAAYTISSGEKGL; translated from the coding sequence ATGAAGATGGTCCGTGCCATATTACGTCCTGAATGGACTGAAGAAGTAACCGACGGACTCGCAGAAGCCGGTTATTACTCCCTTACAAAAATAAACGTCTTCGGAAGAGGGAAACAAAAAGGGATCACTGTTGGGGATGTGCACTACGATGAACTCGCAAAAACAATGATCATGATGGCTGTAGAAGATGAGGCTGTTGACGAAGTGATAAAAATAATTTCCGGAAAAGCATACACCGGCAACATGGGGGACGGAAAAATCTTTGTAAATACGGTTGAAGCTGCATACACAATTAGCTCAGGTGAAAAGGGGTTATGA
- a CDS encoding MarR family transcriptional regulator codes for MDSMEKIFGKTAQMTVLKNLIKNQNEPTYLSGIAEETGLSHSSVSRVITPLVLSGIVQEKPLGKQIRTFQLNMSNEATSVIIDFYSKINQILN; via the coding sequence ATGGATTCAATGGAAAAAATATTTGGAAAAACCGCACAGATGACAGTTCTTAAGAACTTGATAAAAAACCAGAACGAACCAACCTATCTTTCAGGGATAGCTGAAGAAACTGGTCTGTCACATTCCAGTGTATCAAGAGTTATTACACCTCTGGTTCTTTCAGGCATTGTTCAGGAAAAACCCCTGGGTAAGCAAATACGAACTTTCCAACTAAACATGAGCAATGAGGCAACTAGTGTTATTATAGATTTTTACAGCAAAATTAATCAGATACTGAACTAA
- a CDS encoding co-chaperone YbbN gives MNKLVVLLILIAAVILTAGCINSKANVTNPQEAQENSMNNSQNSTVVEVTQLDQINTSLENGPVLLKLGAEWCEECQELNPVLAQVATDYAGRATVMTIDIDKSKELADYFGIYVIPDSSVIVGIESGKYVYMQEDGNATTERSTARILKIEGKEVYENVLDLALQKEKN, from the coding sequence ATGAATAAGTTAGTTGTACTATTGATTCTCATTGCGGCTGTGATCTTAACAGCTGGCTGTATTAATAGCAAGGCAAATGTCACGAATCCACAGGAAGCCCAGGAAAATTCTATGAATAATTCTCAGAACAGTACTGTTGTAGAGGTTACCCAACTGGATCAGATAAACACATCTCTCGAAAATGGACCTGTTCTTTTGAAACTCGGAGCTGAGTGGTGTGAGGAGTGTCAGGAGTTAAACCCTGTTTTGGCTCAGGTTGCAACAGACTATGCAGGTAGAGCCACAGTTATGACCATAGATATAGATAAAAGTAAGGAACTTGCTGATTACTTTGGAATATATGTAATCCCTGACTCTTCTGTAATTGTGGGCATTGAAAGCGGGAAATATGTTTATATGCAGGAGGATGGGAACGCTACTACTGAAAGATCGACGGCCAGGATTCTAAAAATAGAGGGTAAAGAAGTATACGAAAATGTTCTCGACCTAGCTCTTCAGAAAGAAAAAAATTAA
- a CDS encoding radical SAM protein, whose translation MQCNICEVRCEINKHSTGRCGTYVSTGNTITQYPGMGYMGAYPISIEEVPLHHFYPSGKFLQIFSKGCNFQCPGCAARMPASSEPSTQQASLSPSEVVKRALKQECLGVVSTLNDPVANYYLFRDLAIQAQEKSLLVGCSTNCYFTSETLEEFGQLVDFVNVGIKGYSDRGYRNCGVTSSAPVFRNISRLFDMGVHVETSIAYSRGNEEDVIKVAEAVSDISPTIPLHVMRFLPFGYAPIELEPSIGEAEKICSDLRRYLDFVYLFNSPGTELLNTYCPECGRLLIEREFHRPFGSRLVKPWLSHKCSCGCSIPVQGKAPTEGFSEAGLMDSYSISQAFSMVHAVLTCLGVLDDYKLMDIWGEDKLMDVWSKVSNPKTLMQIHNMIRQPYSYLEFIKFIAEKANMPEKGEELVSFIHKRLQIVQNLSAGKSSYYVYYCMGSPFFALNAGRMENNLVTFSGGVSINKQLQKEGKLGVSVSPSFINEHNPGVIFVSGFLSRPLDEFYALCQKYGIHADAVTQHRVYEIPPSWDFGSPRWILGLMYITDKLHPGKLEVDLKKEADDFYLQFYGMRFKEARPNRSFHRPSSGIWPHTQTLYNYFEMEVPNQDSTKNFGNEITQPFNILPTCKIKLKE comes from the coding sequence ATGCAATGCAATATATGCGAAGTCAGGTGCGAAATCAATAAGCATAGTACGGGCAGATGTGGCACTTATGTAAGCACTGGCAATACTATAACCCAGTACCCTGGTATGGGATATATGGGAGCATATCCAATTTCAATAGAAGAAGTCCCTTTACATCATTTTTATCCTTCAGGCAAGTTCCTGCAAATTTTCAGTAAAGGGTGTAATTTTCAGTGTCCTGGTTGTGCGGCACGGATGCCAGCATCAAGTGAACCTTCCACTCAACAGGCCTCACTCAGTCCATCCGAGGTCGTGAAACGAGCCTTAAAGCAGGAGTGTCTGGGCGTAGTTTCGACACTAAATGATCCTGTTGCTAATTACTATCTTTTTAGGGATCTTGCAATACAGGCACAGGAAAAAAGTTTACTTGTAGGTTGTTCAACCAATTGCTATTTCACAAGTGAGACTTTAGAAGAGTTTGGACAGCTTGTTGACTTTGTGAATGTGGGAATTAAAGGTTATTCTGACAGAGGTTATAGGAATTGTGGAGTTACTTCATCAGCTCCTGTTTTTCGCAACATTTCCAGGCTTTTTGATATGGGAGTACATGTTGAAACTTCAATCGCTTATTCAAGGGGAAATGAAGAGGATGTTATAAAAGTCGCAGAGGCAGTGTCTGATATATCTCCTACTATTCCGTTGCATGTCATGAGATTCCTTCCCTTCGGCTATGCTCCGATAGAACTGGAACCATCAATAGGAGAAGCGGAAAAAATATGTTCTGACTTGCGCAGATATCTGGATTTTGTCTACCTCTTTAATTCTCCAGGCACGGAACTATTAAACACATACTGTCCTGAATGTGGCCGTCTCCTAATAGAACGGGAATTTCACAGGCCTTTTGGCTCCAGGCTTGTAAAACCCTGGTTAAGTCACAAATGTAGCTGCGGTTGCAGCATTCCAGTCCAGGGTAAAGCTCCCACTGAAGGTTTCAGTGAAGCAGGCTTAATGGACAGTTACAGTATAAGCCAGGCTTTCAGTATGGTTCATGCAGTACTTACATGCCTGGGAGTACTAGATGATTATAAACTAATGGATATCTGGGGTGAGGACAAATTAATGGATGTCTGGAGTAAAGTCTCAAACCCCAAAACTCTTATGCAAATACATAATATGATACGGCAGCCGTACTCTTATCTAGAGTTCATCAAGTTTATTGCTGAAAAAGCTAATATGCCGGAAAAAGGAGAAGAACTTGTTTCTTTCATTCACAAGCGCTTGCAAATTGTCCAGAATCTTTCAGCAGGAAAAAGTAGTTATTATGTGTATTATTGCATGGGATCTCCTTTCTTTGCCCTGAATGCCGGCAGAATGGAAAATAACCTTGTGACATTTTCCGGTGGTGTGAGTATCAATAAGCAGCTTCAAAAGGAAGGTAAACTGGGTGTAAGTGTTTCCCCTTCCTTTATTAATGAGCACAACCCTGGGGTTATTTTTGTCTCGGGTTTCCTTTCTCGTCCTCTTGATGAGTTTTATGCCCTGTGCCAGAAATATGGAATACATGCCGATGCTGTGACACAGCATCGGGTCTATGAAATTCCGCCTTCCTGGGATTTTGGAAGCCCTCGCTGGATATTGGGACTAATGTATATAACAGACAAGTTGCATCCTGGAAAACTTGAAGTTGACCTGAAAAAGGAAGCAGATGATTTTTATTTGCAGTTTTATGGTATGCGGTTTAAAGAAGCAAGACCTAACAGGTCTTTCCACAGGCCTTCCTCTGGTATTTGGCCACACACGCAAACACTGTATAATTACTTCGAAATGGAGGTGCCAAATCAGGACTCTACTAAAAATTTCGGCAATGAGATTACTCAACCATTTAACATCCTGCCAACCTGTAAAATCAAGCTCAAAGAATGA
- a CDS encoding pentapeptide repeat-containing protein, with protein sequence MKKKYKVIHLVIKVALLIIGFIIIGLIWWFLPILAVYQFSFGITISEMATLENQYRVTLTQAFGGIAILYGVYLSWKRINIAEDNLKATQKSLEIAKQEQITERFTRAVDQLGRTELEIRLGGIYALEKIASESEEYYSPVLEILTAYIRKNSGVNLQIKGKSLTYEPESIDFQANENANSEKINERKLPLDIQAILTVIGRRQKYFSNGESNRLNLQDVYLMGANFKGFHLEGACFRGSYLHGAIFIDAHLEGANFAASHLEWAKFRRAHLEDATFTVASLKHAYFRQAHLERSECFGAKLESADFTDANLYGARNLDIDMLSKVKTLHGARLNETLRSLLKEKYPNLFDHRPDTEMMLERLKV encoded by the coding sequence ATGAAAAAGAAATATAAAGTGATTCATCTCGTTATTAAAGTAGCTCTTCTAATTATCGGTTTTATCATCATTGGACTGATCTGGTGGTTTCTTCCAATATTGGCAGTCTATCAGTTTAGTTTCGGAATAACTATCTCCGAAATGGCGACTTTAGAAAATCAATATCGTGTAACTCTTACTCAGGCATTTGGTGGCATTGCTATTTTATATGGAGTTTATCTGAGCTGGAAGCGAATAAACATTGCAGAGGATAATCTAAAAGCTACCCAGAAGAGTCTAGAGATAGCTAAACAAGAGCAAATAACTGAGCGTTTTACCCGGGCAGTCGATCAATTAGGTAGAACAGAGCTTGAAATAAGATTGGGAGGAATATATGCCCTCGAAAAAATTGCAAGTGAGTCTGAAGAATATTACTCGCCAGTACTAGAAATTTTAACAGCTTATATTAGAAAAAATAGTGGTGTTAATCTTCAAATAAAAGGAAAATCCCTGACATATGAACCTGAATCTATTGATTTTCAAGCTAATGAAAACGCAAATTCCGAAAAGATAAATGAAAGAAAATTGCCTTTAGATATTCAAGCTATCCTTACTGTGATCGGAAGACGCCAAAAGTATTTTTCTAACGGAGAATCAAACCGACTAAATTTGCAAGATGTTTATCTTATGGGAGCTAATTTTAAGGGATTTCATCTTGAAGGAGCATGTTTTAGAGGGTCTTATCTGCACGGTGCTATTTTTATAGATGCTCATTTAGAAGGAGCCAATTTCGCAGCATCTCATCTTGAATGGGCAAAATTTAGGAGGGCTCATCTAGAAGATGCTACTTTTACAGTGGCTAGCCTAAAACATGCTTATTTTAGACAGGCTCATCTTGAAAGAAGCGAATGTTTTGGGGCTAAACTTGAAAGTGCTGATTTTACTGATGCTAATCTCTATGGAGCTAGAAACTTAGATATTGATATGCTTTCTAAAGTGAAAACACTTCACGGCGCAAGATTAAATGAGACTCTACGCTCATTACTTAAAGAGAAATATCCTAACCTTTTTGATCATAGACCTGACACAGAAATGATGTTGGAACGTTTGAAAGTATAA
- the vnfG gene encoding V-containing nitrogenase subunit delta, which yields MNEKIEEVTALIQKQCLWQFFSRSWDREENIEGIMTMTSKILNGEKINLVTPADKAFYSDAKFLAAEIQKKMTWISELDKSEVLELIEGVKERLLYIAVKKSRNCELNLSNY from the coding sequence ATGAATGAAAAAATAGAGGAAGTGACAGCCCTTATACAGAAACAGTGCTTATGGCAATTCTTTTCAAGAAGCTGGGACCGGGAGGAAAACATTGAAGGTATTATGACAATGACCAGCAAGATTCTGAACGGAGAGAAAATAAATCTTGTAACGCCGGCAGATAAAGCGTTTTATTCCGATGCAAAATTTTTGGCTGCGGAGATTCAGAAAAAAATGACCTGGATCTCCGAACTCGACAAGTCAGAAGTACTGGAACTAATTGAAGGCGTCAAAGAAAGACTGCTCTATATTGCTGTAAAAAAATCACGTAACTGCGAACTGAACTTGTCAAATTACTAA
- the frhG gene encoding coenzyme F420 hydrogenase subunit gamma yields MELLKKVEATKEAKPVANKIKLGHVHLSGCTGCLVSVADNYQGFLKILDDYADLVYCLTLADVRHIPEMDVALVEGSVCIQDRESVEDIKETRKKSRIVVALGSCASYGNITRFCRGGQHNHPQHESYLPIGDLIDVDVYIPGCPPSPELIRNVAIMAYLLLEGNEEQKDLAGRYLKPLMDLAKRGTTGCFCDLMDDVINQGLCIGCGICAASCPVRAITHEFGKPQGDLNLCIKCGSCYGACPRSFFNPDVISEFESINEIIAGALKEGEKDD; encoded by the coding sequence ATGGAACTGCTTAAGAAGGTGGAAGCTACAAAGGAGGCGAAACCAGTGGCAAATAAGATCAAGCTCGGGCATGTACACTTGAGCGGCTGTACCGGCTGTCTCGTGTCCGTGGCCGATAACTACCAGGGATTTCTCAAGATCCTGGACGACTATGCCGACCTTGTCTACTGCCTCACTCTTGCTGACGTCCGGCATATTCCAGAGATGGACGTGGCACTCGTCGAGGGATCGGTCTGTATCCAGGACCGTGAATCTGTGGAGGATATAAAGGAGACGCGGAAGAAGTCCAGGATCGTGGTGGCCCTCGGCTCCTGCGCGAGCTATGGTAATATCACCAGGTTCTGCCGTGGAGGACAGCATAATCATCCCCAGCACGAGTCTTACCTTCCGATCGGGGATCTCATTGACGTGGATGTTTACATCCCAGGATGCCCTCCGAGCCCGGAGCTTATAAGGAACGTCGCCATCATGGCGTACCTGCTCCTTGAAGGGAACGAGGAACAGAAGGATCTTGCGGGCAGGTACTTAAAGCCTCTCATGGACCTTGCGAAGCGCGGCACTACCGGATGCTTCTGCGACCTGATGGACGACGTGATTAACCAGGGCCTCTGCATAGGCTGTGGCATCTGTGCTGCATCCTGTCCAGTGCGGGCGATCACGCACGAGTTCGGAAAGCCGCAGGGTGACCTTAACCTCTGCATCAAGTGCGGCTCCTGCTATGGCGCCTGCCCAAGGTCGTTCTTCAACCCTGATGTGATTTCTGAATTCGAGAGCATCAACGAGATAATTGCTGGAGCGCTTAAGGAAGGTGAGAAGGATGATTGA
- the nifH gene encoding nitrogenase iron protein, whose amino-acid sequence MTRKIAFYGKGGIGKSTTQQNTAAAMAYYHGKKIFIHGCDPKADCTRLVLGGVAQTTIMDTLRELGEEAVTAENVINTGFDDIKCVESGGPEPGVGCAGRGVITAINLMEEMGAYSEDLDFIHFDVLGDVVCGGFAMPIREGKAQEVYIVASGEMMATYAANNICKGLLKYAEQSGVRLGGIICNSRRVDNELEMMEEFASALGTQLLYFVPRDNIVQKAEFNKKTVVEYDPTCNQALEYKELAKKILENDMFVIPKPLSMDQLEKMVERYGLMD is encoded by the coding sequence ATGACAAGAAAAATTGCTTTCTATGGAAAAGGTGGAATCGGAAAGTCCACCACGCAACAAAATACTGCAGCTGCTATGGCATATTATCATGGCAAAAAAATTTTCATTCACGGCTGTGACCCAAAAGCTGACTGTACTCGTCTTGTGCTTGGTGGAGTAGCTCAAACTACGATAATGGATACTTTAAGGGAGCTTGGTGAGGAGGCTGTTACAGCTGAAAATGTCATCAATACCGGCTTTGATGATATAAAATGCGTTGAGTCCGGTGGTCCAGAGCCCGGTGTTGGCTGTGCTGGCCGAGGAGTTATCACTGCAATTAATCTCATGGAGGAAATGGGAGCCTATTCGGAGGACCTGGATTTTATTCACTTTGATGTATTGGGCGATGTTGTCTGCGGTGGTTTTGCAATGCCTATTCGGGAAGGAAAAGCCCAGGAAGTATACATCGTTGCTTCTGGAGAAATGATGGCGACTTATGCAGCAAATAACATCTGTAAGGGCCTGTTGAAGTATGCCGAACAAAGCGGAGTGAGATTGGGAGGAATAATTTGCAACAGTCGTAGGGTGGATAATGAACTGGAAATGATGGAGGAATTTGCTTCTGCACTGGGAACGCAGCTGTTATACTTTGTACCACGTGACAACATTGTCCAAAAAGCAGAGTTCAATAAAAAGACTGTAGTGGAGTACGACCCTACATGCAATCAAGCACTTGAATACAAAGAACTCGCCAAAAAAATCCTAGAAAATGACATGTTTGTTATCCCTAAACCATTAAGTATGGATCAGCTAGAGAAAATGGTTGAAAGATATGGTCTTATGGATTAA